The following coding sequences are from one Rutidosis leptorrhynchoides isolate AG116_Rl617_1_P2 chromosome 11, CSIRO_AGI_Rlap_v1, whole genome shotgun sequence window:
- the LOC139876335 gene encoding F-box/kelch-repeat protein At2g44130-like — MEQQNDLNLTELIPGLPDEIALECLTRLHYSVFDIASRVCQRWRNLLQNREFYYHRKKTGFTRKFACLVQSLPAQNITNSETEAISSKPEKQLKYGLSGYDPITRIWEQIDSVPKFVTGLPLFCQVTSTEGKLIIMGGWNPTSWEPLRDVFVYEFSTRRWTQRVDMPSTRSFFSTGAFNGKVYVAGGHDDNKNALKSAWVYDVISDEWTELSPMSEERDECEGMIIGSEFWVVSGYETDSQGMFKNSAEVFDIAAGTWRRVDEVWRVSRCPRSCVAVGQNGKLVSWDEVEPAVQVGTCGVDLGDRVLVTGSAYQGAPQAVFVGKKIEGQNGKLVKMDVPDEFSGFVQSGCLVEI; from the coding sequence atggaacaacaaaatgATTTAAATCTCACCGAGTTGATCCCGGGTTTACCCGATGAAATCGCACTCGAATGCTTGACTCGTTTGCACTACTCCGTTTTCGACATCGCATCTCGTGTTTGTCAACGGTGGCGTAATCTTCTACAAAATCGCGAATTTTATTATCACCGGAAAAAAACCGGGTTCACTCGAAAATTCGCTTGTTTAGTCCAATCACTTCCGGCTcagaatataactaattctgaaaCGGAAGCGATATCATCTAAACCAGAGAAACAATTAAAATACGGATTATCGGGTTATGACCCGATAACCCGTATTTGGGAACAGATAGACTCTGTTCCTAAATTTGTAACCGGGTTACCTTTATTTTGTCAGGTAACAAGTACAGAAGGAAAATTAATAATAATGGGCGGGTGGAACCCGACGAGTTGGGAACCGTTACGCGATGTTTTTGTGTACGAGTTTTCAACTCGCCGGTGGACTCAGCGAGTTGACATGCCGTCGACTCGCTCGTTTTTCTCAACTGGTGCGTTTAACGGAAAAGTGTATGTAGCAGGTGGACATGATGATAATAAGAACGCGCTTAAGAGCGCGTGGGTGTATGACGTCATCTCAGACGAGTGGACTGAGTTGAGTCCGATGAGTGAAGAGCGAGATGAATGTGAAGGTATGATAATCGGGTCGGAGTTTTGGGTTGTGTCCGGATACGAAACGGATAGTCAAGGCATGTTTAAAAACAGCGCTGAGGTATTTGATATCGCTGCCGGAACATGGCGGCGCGTGGACGAGGTTTGGAGAGTGAGCCGGTGTCCGAGGTCTTGTGTGGCGGTAGGGCAAAATGGAAAATTAGTATCTTGGGATGAGGTTGAACCGGCGGTTCAAGTTGGGACGTGTGGTGTTGACCTTGGAGACCGGGTTTTGGTTACCGGTTCGGCTTACCAAGGTGCACCACAAGCGGTTTTTGTTGGAAAAAAGATTgaagggcaaaatggtaaattggtGAAAATGGATGTGCCTGATGAGTTTTCTGGGTTTGTACAGTCTGGTTGCCTTGTTGAGATATAA
- the LOC139877911 gene encoding LOW QUALITY PROTEIN: iron-sulfur assembly protein IscA-like 2, mitochondrial (The sequence of the model RefSeq protein was modified relative to this genomic sequence to represent the inferred CDS: substituted 4 bases at 4 genomic stop codons) codes for MQSSRSLIXRMTSIIGSRIHQNXRLFSSISTXVLAKESQSSSTSSFEQESVHLSDNCIRRMKELQVDEAKEKMLRLCIEAGGCSGFQYTFELEEKPNNDDRIFERGGVKLVVDAISLGFVNGATVDYVEXLIRFGFQVAANPSAVGGCSCKSSFMVK; via the exons ATGCAGTCATCAAGGTCGCTAATTTAGCGCATGACATCAATTATCGGTtcccgaattcatcaaaattaAAGGCTTTTTAGTTCAATATCAACATGAGTTCTCGCTAAAGAATCTcaatcatcatcaacatcttcttTTGAACAAGAATCTGTTCATTTGTCAGATAATTGCATTCGG AGGATGAAAGAATTGCAAGTTGATGAAGCTAAGGAGAAAATGCTTCGATTATGTATAGAGGCGGGTGGTTGTTCCGGTTTTCAGTACACCTTCGAATTGGAAGAAAAACCTAATAATGATGACAG GATTTTCGAAAGGGGTGGCGTTAAATTGGTGGTTGATGCAATATCATTAGGGTTTGTAAACGGTGCAACGGTTGATTATGTTGAATAGCTAATCCGTTTTGGATTTCAG GTGGCAGCAAATCCAAGTGCAGTTGGTGGATGCAGCTGTAAAAGTTCATTCATGGTAAAATAG